A region of Lacinutrix sp. Hel_I_90 DNA encodes the following proteins:
- the serS gene encoding serine--tRNA ligase produces MLQVPFIRENKAAVIAGLARRNFDATTIVNEVLVVDDSRRTLQTDLDNTKAELNALSKEIGDLYKAGKAQEANALKEKTTALKDSDKVLKEQLQVKEDDLKQLLYKIPNVPHPSVPAGNNEADNEEIFNEGEVPKLYEGAEPHWELAKKYDIIDFELGNKISGAGFPVYKGKGARLQRALIAYFLDKNTAAGYTEYQLPLLVNEASCYGTGQLPDKEGQMYHDSRDDLYLIPTAEVPGTNVFRDVLLAESDFPISITGYTPCFRREAGSYGAHVRGLNRLHQFDKVEIIRVEHPENSYEAFDGMIEHVKGILRELKLPYRILRLCGGDTGFPSAMTYDFEVFSTAQDRWLEISSVSNFESYQANRLRLRFKNSAGKNELAHTLNGSSLALPRVLAGILENYQTEKGIVIPEVLVPYTGFSIID; encoded by the coding sequence ATGTTACAAGTACCCTTTATTAGAGAAAACAAAGCCGCAGTAATCGCTGGTTTGGCTAGAAGAAATTTTGATGCTACCACCATTGTAAACGAAGTGCTAGTAGTAGACGACTCGCGTCGCACACTGCAAACTGACTTAGACAACACCAAAGCAGAATTGAACGCGCTCTCTAAAGAAATAGGTGACTTGTATAAAGCTGGAAAAGCCCAGGAGGCCAATGCCTTAAAAGAAAAGACAACTGCTTTAAAAGACAGTGATAAAGTTTTAAAAGAACAATTGCAAGTCAAGGAAGACGATTTGAAACAATTATTATATAAAATACCCAACGTACCGCACCCCTCTGTTCCTGCTGGAAATAACGAGGCAGACAACGAGGAGATTTTTAATGAAGGAGAAGTGCCTAAACTTTATGAAGGTGCTGAACCGCATTGGGAACTGGCAAAAAAATATGATATTATTGATTTTGAATTGGGTAATAAAATTTCTGGTGCTGGTTTCCCTGTTTATAAAGGTAAGGGCGCTCGTTTACAGCGGGCTTTAATCGCTTATTTTTTAGATAAGAATACAGCTGCTGGCTATACGGAATACCAGTTACCACTTTTAGTAAATGAAGCTTCTTGCTATGGCACAGGCCAACTACCAGATAAAGAAGGACAAATGTATCATGACTCTCGTGACGATTTATATTTAATTCCTACTGCTGAAGTCCCTGGAACCAACGTTTTTAGAGATGTACTACTGGCTGAAAGTGATTTCCCCATTAGCATCACTGGCTATACGCCTTGTTTTAGGCGTGAAGCCGGAAGTTATGGCGCACACGTTCGTGGCTTAAACAGACTTCATCAATTTGATAAAGTTGAAATTATTCGTGTTGAGCATCCTGAGAATTCTTATGAAGCGTTTGATGGCATGATTGAACATGTAAAAGGGATTTTACGCGAATTAAAACTGCCCTATCGCATTTTACGTTTATGTGGTGGAGATACCGGTTTTCCTTCTGCTATGACCTATGATTTCGAAGTGTTTTCTACAGCTCAAGATCGCTGGCTGGAAATTTCTAGCGTGTCGAATTTTGAATCTTACCAAGCCAATCGCTTGCGCTTACGTTTTAAAAATAGCGCCGGTAAAAATGAACTCGCGCATACCTTAAATGGTAGCTCGCTTGCCTTACCTCGTGTACTTGCCGGTATTTTAGAAAACTACCAAACAGAAAAAGGAATTGTTATTCCAGAGGTTTTAGTACCCTATACGGGCTTTTCAATAATTGACTAA